In one Magallana gigas chromosome 9, xbMagGiga1.1, whole genome shotgun sequence genomic region, the following are encoded:
- the LOC117691872 gene encoding baculoviral IAP repeat-containing protein 7, which yields MDEELIYTLENFSISDSDLNIRKLCNSELNRLYTYKDWNGTVFAIRLAEEGFFYTGIEDKVRCYFCHSEKENWSPGEEVKSVHKKLNANCPLIVNQSETNNIPIYSHLLEEPLLPALQRISHLLVRPHVEQDRDLTRFAEQDNTPVISGRRRSMSHTSDSTSGSNNFPGGSRDSSIGSTGSRDSGRGRSNSQEGGSLEQPPQRFSIGLSGPQPAVASLPRSQSGGISSPQNETPPLEPAQLMGNPSFLRYEKNRLDTFREFPPTANVRPNDLARSGFIYTGVGDRVQCVFCRGILRDWDVGEKPHIEHKNKFPRCPFILGVNVGNVRMTPIQPAHRINVGGGSNNQSLGHMEALGINTDRPKHANFAVESTRLTSFNNWPQYKHQTPQQLAAAGFFYAGFGDNVKCFYCDGGLRNWEPGDDPWSEHARWFPRCSFVRTVKGDQFIQSTQERFSHLNSTPEHQVEAREVRARMELPMVRAVLETGVSRNSVMQVIERRLRETGDDYPTAEALLNAVLTLEENPGALNVSSSHDLGTMDIPPDIPPEIPPDIPLDISPPRSDPSPTRTNQRAPISGGTSSNTTVEPGSKDLEEENRLLREQKTCKICLDAEVGVVFLPCGHLCCCVMCAPAVRQCPICRAEIRGTVRTFIP from the exons ATGGATGAGGAATTGATTTATACCTTGGAGAATTTTTCAATCTCAGACTCAGATTTGAATATCAGAAAACTGTGCAATAGTGAGCTTAATAGGCTATATACCTACAAGGACTGGAACGGGACAGTATTTGCGATTCGATTGGCTGAGGAAGGATTCTTCTACACTGGCATCGAAGATAAAGTTCGCTGTTATTTCTGTCACTCAGAGAAAGAAAACTGGTCCCCGGGTGAAGAGGTTAAATCGGTTCACAAAAAGCTAAATGCTAATTGCCCTTTAATCGTCAACCaaagtgaaacaaacaatattccAATTTATAGTCATTTGTTGGAGGAACCACTTCTGCCGGCTCTTCAAAGAATCAGTCACTTGTTAGTCAGGCCACACGTTGAGCAGGATAGAGATCTCACGAGATTCGCTGAGCAAGATAATACCCCTGTGATCTCGGGAAGAAGAAGGAGCATGAGCCACACTTCAGACTCCACGTCGGGATCCAACAATTTCCCTGGTGGATCCAGGGATTCGTCTATAGGGTCAACTGGATCTCGGGATAGTGGGAGAGGCAGAAGTAACAGCCAGGAGGGAGGGTCACTGGAACAGCCACCACAAAGGTTTAGCATAGGATTATCAG GTCCTCAGCCTGCTGTTGCTAGCCTCCCTCGCTCCCAAAGTGGGGGAATCTCCTCCCCCCAAAACGAGACACCCCCCCTGGAGCCCGCCCAGCTGATGGGAAATCCAAGCTTCCTACGGTACGAGAAGAACCGCCTGGACACATTCAGGGAGTTCCCCCCCACGGCCAATGTGAGGCCCAATGATTTGGCCCGGTCTGGATTCATTTATACAG gCGTAGGTGACCGAGTACAGTGTGTATTTTGTCGCGGGATTCTGCGGGACTGGGACGTCGGTGAGAAACCTCACATCGAGCACAAAAACAAGTTCCCCAGGTGCCCCTTCATCCTGGGGGTCAATGTGGGAAACGTACGAATGACCCCGATCCAGCCCGCACACCGCATCAACGTGGGAGGAGGCTCCAACAACCAGAGTCTGGGTCACATGGAAGCTTTAGGTATCAACACAGACCGACCGAAGCACGCCAACTTTGCGGTGGAAAGTACCAGGTTGACCTCTTTCAATAACTGGCCGCAGTACAAACATCAGACACCACAACAGCTGGCCGCTGCTGGATTTTTCTACGCAG GTTTTGGTGACAATGTAAAGTGTTTCTACTGTGACGGGGGTCTTAGGAACTGGGAGCCTGGGGATGACCCCTGGTCAGAACATGCTCGCTGGTTCCCCCGCTGTTCTTTTGTCCGTACGGTGAAGGGGGACCAGTTTATACAAAGCACACAGGAAAGATTTAGTCACCTTAATAGCACTCCAG AACATCAAGTTGAGGCTCGCGAGGTCCGCGCTCGAATGGAGCTGCCCATGGTTCGAGCTGTTCTGGAGACGGGGGTTAGTCGGAACAGCGTGATGCAGGTCATAGAGAGGAGACTGAGAGAAACAG GTGACGACTATCCGACTGCTGAGGCTCTACTGAATGCGGTCCTGACATTGGAGGAAAATCCAGGGGCCCTCAATGTGTCCTCCTCACATGACCTGGGAACCATGGATATCCCTCCAGATATCCCGCCGGAAATCCCTCCAGATATCCCTCTAGATATCTCTCCACCCCGCTCTGACCCATCACCTACCAGGACCAATCAACGTGCTCCTATCTCAG GAGGAACGTCATCTAACACTACAGTAGAACCGGGATCCAaag ATCTGGAGGAGGAGAACCGGCTGTTACGTGAGCAGAAGACGTGCAAGATCTGTCTAGATGCTGAGGTGGGGGTGGTGTTCCTGCCCTGTGGACACCTTTGCTGCTGTGTGATGTGTGCCCCCGCCGTCCGGCAGTGTCCAATCTGTAGGGCTGAGATCCGCGGCACCGTGAGAACATTTATCCCATAG
- the LOC117691893 gene encoding baculoviral IAP repeat-containing protein 7-B-like: MFSTIEVNIGNVHVQSTNCIDVNVAGGLHNQCMNHTMAVGNNTSERPHHTNYAIESIRIISFNNWPQFKHQTPQQLAEAGFFYAGYEDEVICFYCNGRLKNWKSNGVPWVQHARWFPYCPFVRIVKGNQFIRTIQDRFSQPDNKTGLEEENRQLKEQKTCKICLNAEVGVVFQPYGHLCCCVQCASALKKCPICRKQISGSVRTFIP; the protein is encoded by the exons ATGTTTTCTACGATCGAAGTTAATATTGGGAACGTCCACGTCCAGTCGACAAACTGTATTGACGTAAACGTAGCAGGTGGTTTACACAATCAGTGTATGAACCACACGATGGCTGTAGGTAACAACACATCGGAAAGACCACATCACACAAACTATGCAATAGAAAGTATCAGGATTATTTCTTTCAACAACTGGCCTCAGTTCAAACATCAAACTCCACAACAACTAGCAGAAGCCGGATTCTTTTACGCAG GATATGAAGATGAAGTTATTTGCTTCTACTGTAATGGACGATTGAAGAACTGGAAATCTAACGGGGTACCTTGGGTGCAACATGCTCGTTGGTTCCCCTACTGTCCTTTTGTCCGCATAGTTAAGGGGAATCAATTTATTCGTACTATACAGGATCGTTTCAGTCAACCCGATAATAAAACAG gttTGGAGGAGGAAAACCGCCAATTAAAAGAGCAGAAGACCTGTAAGATCTGTTTAAATGCCGAGGTGGGGGTCGTTTTCCAGCCCTACGGACACCTGTGTTGTTGTGTGCAGTGTGCTTCGGCTCTCAAAAAGTGCCCGATCTGTAGAAAACAGATTTCTGGCTCCGTGCGCACCTTTATTCCTTAG